In one window of Rhizobium sp. ACO-34A DNA:
- a CDS encoding flagellar protein — MKTSLTRVANESTVSRDTAYYEENIGNITTVDEFVNDYRLFSYAMKAYGLEDMTYAKAFMKKILESDLTDDSSFANSLTDTRYQDFAAAFNFAGETTKAQTSVQTDTLLTAYQDSFTAEEDAIQTEVDYYEKKISSITSVDQLIGDSRLRSYVLESFGLDATYTSKSYLKQVLTSDLTDPDSVANKASSDAWRELAASFSFNTDGSVNGTTVQTTDEIENRRLDYIYNASTYPSDLLYEANQAYWEKNAASATTATELVSDERLLSYVKTAFGLRDTIMASSVASLMSSESFASVYGNTELLDYFNFETDGTVTSGESALSTDQISSLASRYKTAFQEEQKAAVEDAVSNFETRIAAVTNIDDFLTTNSDYYEADDDANNDDTYDDVTEIWNVALRAYGIDPTEVTKSELRKILSSDVDDKNSYVNSLKDDRFVSLVKAFNFNSDGDTEVPLLIQSENVINDYASAYTDQKTRFLTGTELSDAKEDAEAEIEYYKTQMEKITTLDEFLADSRLTNFVLEAKGIDPESLDDEELDLRKMFESDLTDPKSYVNSLSDNTFAEIVASFNFDLEGNLSSDPVGTIQQRGDTLETVNRYLRQTLEEEQGDSSEGVRLALYFQRMAPSITSAYDILGDTALLEFFTTAYSMSDYFSSQDVEKQAATVKNFIDLEQLQDPDYVEKLVKRYTALYDTENGTTDSAALSILSGVNSISADTLLAVAQLSAK; from the coding sequence ATGAAGACCTCGTTGACCCGGGTCGCGAACGAATCGACCGTTTCCCGCGATACCGCCTACTACGAAGAAAACATCGGCAACATCACGACCGTCGACGAGTTCGTCAACGACTACAGGCTCTTCTCGTATGCGATGAAGGCTTATGGTCTCGAGGACATGACCTACGCCAAGGCCTTCATGAAGAAGATCCTCGAAAGCGACCTGACGGACGATTCGAGCTTCGCCAACAGCCTGACCGATACGCGCTATCAGGACTTCGCCGCCGCCTTCAATTTCGCCGGCGAGACGACGAAGGCCCAGACCTCCGTTCAGACGGATACTCTCCTCACCGCCTATCAGGATTCCTTCACGGCTGAAGAAGACGCGATCCAGACTGAGGTCGATTATTACGAGAAGAAGATCAGCAGCATCACCAGTGTCGATCAGCTGATCGGCGACAGCCGGCTTCGCAGCTACGTGCTGGAATCCTTCGGCCTCGATGCGACCTACACCTCGAAGAGCTATCTCAAGCAGGTCCTGACCAGCGATCTCACCGACCCGGACAGCGTGGCCAACAAGGCCAGCAGCGACGCCTGGCGTGAACTGGCTGCGTCGTTCAGTTTCAATACCGATGGTTCCGTCAACGGCACCACCGTCCAGACCACCGACGAGATCGAGAACCGCCGTCTCGACTACATCTACAACGCCTCGACCTATCCCTCCGACCTGCTTTACGAAGCAAACCAGGCCTATTGGGAAAAGAACGCGGCGTCCGCCACGACCGCTACCGAACTGGTCTCCGATGAGCGGCTGCTGTCCTACGTGAAGACGGCATTCGGCCTGCGCGACACCATCATGGCATCGAGCGTCGCAAGCCTGATGTCCAGCGAAAGCTTTGCTTCAGTTTATGGCAACACCGAGCTTCTGGATTATTTCAATTTCGAGACCGACGGAACCGTCACCTCGGGCGAAAGCGCACTGAGCACCGACCAGATCTCGTCGCTGGCGAGCCGTTACAAGACCGCCTTCCAGGAAGAGCAGAAGGCTGCAGTGGAAGACGCGGTATCCAATTTCGAGACCCGTATTGCCGCGGTTACCAATATCGACGATTTCCTGACGACCAACAGCGACTATTACGAGGCCGACGACGACGCCAATAACGACGACACCTATGACGATGTGACGGAGATCTGGAACGTTGCATTGCGCGCCTATGGCATCGATCCCACCGAGGTGACCAAGTCGGAGTTGCGCAAGATCCTGTCCAGCGATGTTGACGACAAGAACAGCTACGTCAACTCGCTGAAGGACGACCGTTTTGTCAGTCTGGTGAAGGCCTTCAACTTCAATTCCGACGGTGACACGGAAGTTCCGCTTCTTATCCAGTCCGAGAACGTCATCAACGACTATGCTAGCGCCTATACCGACCAGAAGACCCGCTTCCTGACCGGCACGGAACTCTCCGATGCCAAGGAAGATGCGGAAGCGGAGATCGAATATTACAAGACGCAGATGGAGAAGATCACTACGCTTGACGAGTTCCTCGCGGATAGCCGTCTCACGAACTTCGTGCTCGAAGCCAAGGGGATCGATCCGGAGAGCCTCGATGATGAGGAACTGGATCTGCGCAAGATGTTCGAATCCGACCTGACGGATCCGAAGAGCTATGTGAATTCGCTTTCCGACAACACCTTCGCGGAAATCGTGGCTTCGTTCAATTTCGACCTTGAAGGCAATCTCTCGAGCGATCCGGTCGGAACCATCCAGCAGCGCGGCGACACGCTCGAAACCGTCAACCGGTATCTTCGCCAGACCCTTGAAGAAGAACAGGGCGATTCGAGCGAAGGCGTTCGTCTGGCTCTCTACTTCCAGCGCATGGCCCCGTCGATCACCAGCGCCTACGATATTCTCGGTGACACCGCGCTTCTGGAATTCTTCACCACCGCCTACAGCATGTCCGACTACTTCTCGAGCCAGGACGTGGAGAAGCAAGCAGCCACCGTCAAGAATTTCATCGATCTCGAACAGCTTCAGGATCCCGATTACGTCGAGAAGCTGGTGAAGCGATACACGGCTCTCTACGATACCGAAAACGGCACCACCGACTCTGCCGCGCTGTCGATCCTGTCCGGTGTGAACTCGATCAGCGCCGATACGCTCCTCGCCGTTGCACAGCTTTCCGCCAAGTGA
- a CDS encoding lytic transglycosylase, translated as MMQVWSKALLLPALALLALSTSTSEKSEAAARTCERQIESAAARYGVPEGILYSVGLTETGRKGSLSPYALNIEGKAYFPASLQDAYNQFADAKRRGAKLIDIGCMQINHYYHSSEFGSVEQMFDPAQNVAYAALFLKRLHDRHETWTMAVARYHAGPNNDPAQQKYVCRVIANLVATGYGKWTPAASSFCRNAQP; from the coding sequence ATGATGCAGGTGTGGTCGAAGGCGCTGTTGCTTCCGGCGCTGGCTCTGCTCGCCCTGAGCACGTCTACCTCTGAGAAGAGCGAGGCTGCCGCGCGCACCTGCGAGCGGCAGATCGAGAGCGCGGCCGCTCGCTATGGGGTCCCTGAAGGTATTCTCTATTCCGTCGGTCTGACGGAGACAGGCCGTAAAGGCTCGCTCAGCCCCTATGCCCTGAACATCGAAGGCAAGGCATATTTTCCGGCCTCGCTGCAGGATGCCTATAACCAGTTCGCGGACGCCAAGCGGCGTGGTGCGAAGCTGATCGATATCGGCTGCATGCAGATCAACCACTACTACCACAGTTCCGAATTCGGATCGGTGGAACAGATGTTCGACCCGGCACAGAACGTCGCCTATGCGGCCCTGTTCCTGAAGCGTCTCCACGACAGGCACGAAACCTGGACCATGGCGGTCGCCCGCTATCACGCAGGCCCGAACAACGATCCGGCGCAGCAGAAATATGTCTGCCGCGTGATCGCCAATCTTGTTGCGACGGGATACGGGAAGTGGACGCCGGCTGCGTCGTCGTTCTGCCGGAATGCGCAACCCTGA
- a CDS encoding flagellin has protein sequence MTSILTNTSAMSALQTLRTINSSLAETQDRVSSGYRVGEAADNVAYWSISTTMNSDNKALNAASDALGVGAAKVDTAYAAMESAIDVVNEIKAKLVTATETSTDKDQIQLEISKLQEQLSSIGQAASFSGENWMVASASASNTTVVDGFVRNDDGTVKVTTAEYAVASYALFEEIDSSGVGTGGILGSVMAISLSSASTAGDISSYLDQVETALSEMTIAGAALGALSTRIELQDDFANKLSDSLESGVSRLVDADMEEESAKLSALQTQQQLAIQSLSIANSSSQNILTLFQ, from the coding sequence ATGACCAGTATCCTGACCAATACTTCCGCTATGTCTGCACTCCAGACTCTGCGTACGATCAATAGCTCCCTCGCTGAGACGCAGGATCGCGTTTCGTCGGGCTACCGGGTTGGTGAAGCTGCCGATAACGTTGCTTATTGGTCGATCTCCACGACGATGAACTCCGACAACAAGGCTCTGAACGCTGCTTCGGACGCTCTCGGTGTTGGCGCCGCCAAGGTTGACACCGCTTACGCTGCTATGGAAAGCGCGATCGACGTCGTCAACGAAATCAAGGCCAAGCTGGTAACGGCGACTGAAACTTCTACCGACAAGGATCAGATCCAGCTCGAAATCAGCAAGCTGCAGGAACAGCTTTCGTCGATCGGCCAGGCTGCTTCCTTCTCCGGCGAAAACTGGATGGTTGCTTCGGCTTCTGCTTCGAACACCACGGTTGTTGACGGCTTCGTTCGTAACGACGACGGCACGGTCAAGGTCACGACCGCTGAATACGCAGTTGCTTCCTACGCCCTGTTCGAAGAAATCGACTCGAGCGGCGTCGGCACCGGCGGTATCCTCGGCTCGGTCATGGCGATCTCGCTCTCCAGCGCTTCCACCGCCGGCGATATCTCCTCCTACCTCGACCAGGTCGAAACCGCTCTGTCCGAAATGACCATTGCAGGTGCCGCTCTGGGCGCCCTGTCGACCCGCATCGAACTGCAGGATGACTTCGCCAACAAGCTCTCAGACTCGCTCGAATCGGGTGTTTCGCGCCTCGTCGACGCCGACATGGAAGAAGAATCTGCCAAGCTCTCTGCCCTGCAGACCCAGCAGCAGCTCGCCATCCAGTCTCTGTCGATCGCGAACTCTTCTTCGCAGAACATTCTCACCCTCTTCCAGTAA
- a CDS encoding flagellin → MTSILTNTSAMSALQTLRAINTSLADTQDRVSSGYRVGEAADNVAYWSISTTMNSDNKALNAASDALGVGAAKVDTAYAAMESAIDVVDEIKAKLVTATEASTDKDQIQLEIDKLQEQLTAIAQAASFSGENWMVASAAASNTVVVDGFIRNNDGTVKVTTAEYAVASYALFDSIDSGVGTGGILGSVMSVKLTSSSTTGEISAYLDQVESALAEMTIAGAALGAMITRIELQDDFAAKLSDAIESGVSRLVDADMEEESAKLSALQTQQQLAIQSLSIANSSSSNILTLFQQ, encoded by the coding sequence ATGACCAGTATCCTGACCAACACTTCCGCCATGTCTGCCCTCCAGACGCTGCGCGCCATCAACACCAGCCTTGCCGACACGCAGGACCGAGTTTCCTCCGGCTACCGGGTTGGTGAAGCTGCCGATAACGTTGCTTATTGGTCGATCTCCACGACGATGAACTCCGACAACAAGGCTCTGAACGCTGCTTCGGACGCTCTCGGTGTCGGCGCCGCCAAGGTCGATACCGCTTACGCCGCCATGGAAAGCGCCATCGACGTTGTCGATGAAATCAAGGCCAAGCTGGTAACCGCAACGGAAGCCTCGACCGACAAGGACCAGATCCAGCTCGAAATCGACAAGCTGCAGGAGCAGCTGACCGCAATCGCCCAGGCTGCATCCTTCTCCGGCGAAAACTGGATGGTTGCTTCGGCTGCCGCCTCCAACACTGTTGTCGTCGACGGCTTCATCCGTAACAACGACGGCACGGTCAAGGTCACGACGGCTGAATACGCAGTTGCTTCCTACGCACTCTTCGACTCGATCGACAGCGGCGTCGGCACCGGCGGCATCCTCGGCTCGGTCATGTCCGTCAAGCTGACCAGCTCGTCCACCACCGGCGAAATCTCGGCTTACCTCGACCAGGTTGAAAGCGCACTCGCCGAAATGACCATCGCAGGTGCCGCTCTCGGCGCGATGATCACCCGTATCGAGCTGCAGGACGACTTCGCCGCCAAGCTCTCCGACGCCATCGAATCGGGTGTTTCGCGCCTCGTCGACGCCGACATGGAAGAAGAATCTGCCAAGCTCTCTGCCCTGCAGACCCAGCAGCAGCTCGCAATCCAGTCTCTGTCGATCGCGAACTCCTCTTCGTCGAACATCCTTACCCTCTTCCAGCAGTAA
- a CDS encoding two-component system response regulator: MIVVVDERELVTEGYTSLFGREGIPSTGFDPVEFGEWVNTAADADIAAIEAFLIGQSDDSFALPRAIRDRSRAPVIAVSDQPSLETTLALFDSGVDDVVRKPVHPREILARAAAIRRRLTAISSFTDIGPIRVFSDGRDPEIQGEVFALPRRERRILEYLIANRGRRVSKSQIFSAIYGIFDEDVEENVVESHISKLRKKLRKKLGFDPVDSKRFLGYCIDWK; the protein is encoded by the coding sequence ATGATCGTAGTAGTTGACGAGCGAGAGCTCGTGACGGAGGGATACACCTCCCTGTTCGGAAGAGAAGGCATTCCATCGACCGGGTTCGACCCCGTCGAATTCGGCGAGTGGGTCAATACGGCCGCCGACGCCGACATCGCGGCCATCGAGGCTTTCCTCATCGGCCAGAGCGACGACAGCTTCGCCCTGCCGAGAGCCATCCGCGATCGTTCGCGCGCTCCCGTGATTGCGGTCTCCGACCAGCCTTCCCTGGAAACCACGCTCGCCCTCTTCGACAGCGGCGTCGACGATGTCGTCAGGAAGCCGGTTCATCCCCGCGAGATCCTGGCGCGTGCCGCGGCCATCCGCCGGCGTCTCACCGCCATCTCCTCCTTCACCGACATCGGACCGATCCGCGTCTTCTCAGACGGCCGCGATCCCGAGATCCAGGGCGAGGTCTTCGCGCTTCCCCGCCGCGAGCGCCGCATTCTCGAATACCTGATTGCCAACCGCGGGCGCCGCGTCTCCAAGTCCCAGATCTTCTCCGCCATCTACGGCATCTTCGACGAGGACGTCGAAGAAAACGTCGTCGAAAGCCACATTTCCAAGCTCAGAAAGAAACTGCGCAAAAAGCTCGGTTTCGATCCCGTCGATTCCAAACGTTTCCTCGGATACTGCATCGACTGGAAGTAA
- the motB gene encoding flagellar motor protein MotB (with MotA forms the ion channels that couple flagellar rotation to proton/sodium motive force across the membrane and forms the stator elements of the rotary flagellar machine) — protein sequence MSEGENHHRGKNEIIIVKRHKGDHDGAHGGAWKIAYADFMTAMMAFFLVMWLVNAANEETKASISSYFNPIKLTDETPSQKGVKEPAKEAEGEQTAQKSDIKAEKPEDAAAAASGDDLTASSGENTHYSEADFFENPYAVLAEIAQEVGQQANVSVKGEGGAANSGPSTGASGGEAYRDPFDPDFWSKQVAGGPAQNTMPEIQDSKLPETPVQQTEQAMLAPGKEMKPENGKTEAPNENEVALVSPDATQPKTADESQSAPAEDDMAAELLATPEQKKEAEELREELSRSLNGVPGKLAEGIVVTPSEGGTLLTISDQATSPMFDVGSAVPQKELVLAMEKIGAILKDKPGSIIIRGHTDVRPYRGGKGDNWSLSMDRAHAAYYMLVRGGLQEDRVKQMSGFADRRLQLPDDPLNGANRRIEILLSDG from the coding sequence ATGAGTGAGGGCGAAAACCATCATCGAGGCAAGAACGAGATCATCATCGTCAAGCGTCACAAGGGTGACCACGATGGTGCTCACGGCGGTGCCTGGAAGATCGCTTATGCCGACTTCATGACCGCTATGATGGCCTTCTTTCTCGTGATGTGGCTCGTCAATGCCGCGAACGAGGAAACCAAGGCCTCGATCTCCAGCTATTTCAATCCGATCAAGCTGACCGACGAAACGCCCAGCCAGAAGGGTGTCAAGGAGCCAGCGAAGGAAGCTGAAGGCGAACAGACCGCGCAGAAATCGGACATCAAGGCCGAGAAGCCGGAAGATGCGGCCGCAGCCGCATCGGGCGATGACCTGACGGCGTCGTCGGGCGAAAATACCCATTATTCGGAAGCCGATTTCTTCGAAAATCCCTATGCGGTTCTGGCGGAGATCGCCCAGGAAGTCGGTCAGCAGGCGAATGTCAGCGTCAAGGGCGAGGGCGGTGCCGCCAATTCCGGTCCGTCGACCGGCGCGTCCGGCGGTGAGGCCTATCGCGATCCTTTCGATCCCGACTTCTGGAGCAAACAGGTGGCAGGCGGTCCCGCCCAGAACACCATGCCCGAAATCCAGGACAGCAAGCTGCCTGAAACCCCGGTTCAGCAGACCGAGCAGGCGATGCTTGCTCCGGGCAAGGAAATGAAGCCCGAGAATGGAAAGACCGAGGCGCCGAACGAGAACGAGGTGGCTCTTGTCTCGCCGGATGCCACTCAGCCGAAGACCGCCGACGAAAGCCAGTCCGCTCCGGCCGAAGATGACATGGCGGCAGAATTGCTTGCCACGCCCGAGCAGAAGAAGGAAGCCGAGGAACTGCGCGAGGAGCTTTCCCGCTCGCTGAACGGCGTTCCGGGCAAGCTCGCCGAGGGCATCGTCGTGACGCCTTCGGAAGGCGGCACGCTTCTCACCATTTCCGATCAGGCGACGTCTCCGATGTTCGATGTCGGTTCGGCCGTACCGCAGAAGGAACTGGTGCTGGCAATGGAGAAGATCGGCGCGATCCTCAAGGACAAGCCGGGTTCGATCATCATCCGCGGCCATACCGACGTCAGGCCCTATCGCGGCGGCAAGGGCGACAACTGGAGCCTGTCGATGGATCGCGCGCATGCGGCTTATTACATGCTGGTGCGCGGCGGCCTCCAGGAAGATCGCGTCAAGCAGATGTCCGGCTTCGCAGACCGTCGCCTGCAGCTGCCTGACGATCCCCTGAACGGCGCCAACCGGCGCATCGAGATCCTGCTCAGCGATGGCTAA
- a CDS encoding flagellin, producing MSSINFNKNATAALSTLRDINNSLSKTQDRVSTGYKVGSASDGAAYWSIATTMRSDNKALNAAQDALGVGAAKVDTAYAAMDSAIDVVNEIKAKLVTASEDSTDKDQIQLEIGKLQEQLSAIGQAASFNGANWVVASASASNTTVVDGFVRNDDGTVKITTAEYKVASYAIFESVTDGVGTGGLLGSVMAISLSSASTAGDISSYLDQVETALSEMTKGAAALGALSTRIDLQDDFASKLSDAIDSGVSRLVDADMEEESAKLSALQTQQQLAIQSLSIANSSSQNILSLFG from the coding sequence ATGTCTAGCATCAACTTCAACAAGAACGCTACCGCTGCTCTCTCCACGCTGCGTGACATCAACAACAGCCTCTCCAAGACGCAGGATCGCGTCTCGACTGGCTACAAGGTTGGTTCCGCTTCTGACGGCGCTGCTTACTGGTCGATCGCAACCACCATGCGTTCGGACAACAAGGCACTGAACGCCGCTCAGGACGCTCTCGGTGTTGGCGCCGCCAAGGTTGACACCGCTTACGCTGCCATGGACAGCGCCATCGACGTCGTCAACGAAATCAAGGCCAAGCTGGTAACGGCTAGCGAAGATTCGACCGACAAGGACCAGATCCAGCTCGAAATCGGCAAGCTGCAGGAACAGCTCTCCGCTATCGGTCAGGCTGCTTCGTTCAACGGTGCAAACTGGGTTGTCGCTTCGGCTTCGGCTTCGAACACCACGGTTGTCGACGGCTTCGTCCGTAACGATGACGGCACCGTCAAGATCACGACCGCTGAATACAAGGTCGCCTCTTATGCGATCTTCGAATCGGTTACCGACGGTGTTGGCACCGGTGGTCTGCTGGGTTCGGTCATGGCGATCTCGCTCTCCAGCGCTTCCACCGCCGGCGATATCTCCTCCTACCTCGACCAGGTCGAAACCGCTCTGTCCGAAATGACCAAGGGCGCAGCCGCTCTCGGCGCTCTGTCGACCCGTATCGACCTGCAGGACGACTTCGCTTCGAAGCTCTCCGACGCCATCGACTCGGGTGTTTCGCGCCTCGTCGACGCCGACATGGAAGAAGAATCTGCCAAGCTTTCTGCCCTGCAGACCCAGCAGCAGCTCGCCATCCAGTCTCTGTCGATCGCGAACTCCTCTTCGCAGAACATTCTGTCTCTCTTCGGCTAA
- a CDS encoding glycosyl transferase: protein MAAAGIKTERTLNEITYAAASKQYRTGHYTASLSTLNRLLDLQRDARTYTLLAKTLLQLGLKQEAANSYQLAAEQGGQHAEDNTSEAIKLYFACGEKDRALALANGILSRVRRQPDLAYIVGSLLVDRQQARLARVFKDLLMKSDVLEHMQLGARISLYTWDVFDPSDIETARVLLAKLPRNQSIRLMYLTFSREHCKFDAVERHQPIIEAAIAEGDTAFIQNDGTFFNLHWTGDEHLNQLARSNTPFFSPEITRIRRSIPHTWSDKIRIGYVSSDLFDKHATMKLIRRVLELHDRDRFEITLFCHTDPEMLATNQADRSLWGDVVTIRDMEDPQVIAEIRKRGIDILVDLKGHTVGNRTALFNKAAAPIQVAWLGFPGSTVNVDLDYAIGDKYVLPDSSAPHYYEKFCRMPDTYQPNDPDNRPLAKKMSKTDVGLPEDAFVFASFNANRKITPKVIEMWATILKKTPNSVIWILKRGKEIQANIIAKLGSLGIPSKRIFFMSQLEFDLHLNRITAADIGLDTFPVNGHTTTSEQLWAGLPVLTVKGTNFASRVSESLLNAIGLPELVAEDEDDYVRKAIELAQNPELVKEYRQRLEDNRLRSPLFDAERFCRHLETAYQMMVDRAKQGLEPDHLDVPSLPPRDGVFMVK from the coding sequence ATGGCGGCGGCAGGCATTAAGACGGAGCGAACGTTGAACGAAATCACCTATGCGGCGGCGTCCAAACAGTATCGGACCGGACACTACACGGCTTCCCTCTCGACGCTCAATCGCCTCCTCGATCTCCAACGGGACGCAAGAACCTACACGCTGCTCGCCAAGACGTTGCTGCAGCTCGGCCTCAAGCAGGAAGCCGCGAACTCCTACCAGCTGGCGGCCGAACAGGGAGGCCAGCACGCGGAAGACAATACCAGCGAAGCGATCAAGCTCTATTTCGCTTGCGGTGAGAAGGACCGCGCGCTTGCGCTCGCCAACGGCATCCTGAGCAGAGTGCGCCGCCAGCCGGACCTCGCCTATATCGTCGGCTCTCTTCTCGTCGATCGTCAGCAGGCCCGGCTCGCCCGTGTGTTCAAGGACCTGCTGATGAAGAGCGACGTCCTCGAGCACATGCAGCTCGGCGCGCGTATCTCGCTCTACACCTGGGATGTTTTCGATCCCTCCGACATCGAGACGGCGCGTGTGCTGCTGGCCAAGCTACCGCGCAACCAGTCCATCCGACTGATGTACCTCACCTTCTCGCGCGAGCATTGCAAGTTCGATGCCGTGGAACGGCACCAGCCGATCATCGAGGCAGCGATTGCCGAAGGAGATACGGCCTTCATCCAGAATGACGGCACCTTCTTCAATCTGCACTGGACCGGCGACGAACACCTGAACCAGCTTGCGCGAAGCAACACACCGTTCTTCAGCCCGGAGATCACCAGGATCCGCCGCTCGATACCGCATACCTGGTCGGACAAGATCCGTATCGGCTATGTGTCTTCCGACCTTTTCGACAAACATGCGACGATGAAGCTTATCCGGCGCGTTCTGGAATTGCATGACCGCGACCGGTTCGAAATCACGCTGTTCTGCCACACCGATCCCGAAATGCTGGCGACAAACCAGGCGGATCGCAGCCTCTGGGGCGATGTCGTCACGATCCGCGACATGGAGGACCCGCAGGTTATCGCGGAAATCCGCAAGCGTGGTATCGACATTCTCGTCGACCTCAAGGGACATACAGTCGGCAACCGCACCGCGCTGTTCAACAAGGCAGCCGCTCCCATCCAGGTCGCATGGCTGGGTTTCCCGGGTTCGACCGTCAACGTCGACCTCGACTATGCGATCGGCGACAAATACGTGCTCCCCGACAGCTCCGCACCGCATTACTACGAAAAGTTCTGCCGGATGCCGGACACCTATCAGCCGAACGATCCGGACAACCGCCCGCTTGCCAAAAAGATGAGCAAGACGGATGTGGGCCTGCCGGAAGACGCCTTTGTCTTCGCGTCGTTCAATGCGAACCGCAAGATCACGCCCAAGGTCATCGAGATGTGGGCGACGATCCTGAAGAAAACGCCGAACAGCGTGATCTGGATCCTCAAGCGCGGCAAGGAAATCCAGGCGAACATCATCGCCAAGCTCGGCTCGCTGGGCATTCCGTCCAAGCGCATCTTCTTCATGTCGCAGCTTGAATTCGATCTCCACCTCAATCGTATCACGGCGGCGGATATCGGCCTCGACACCTTCCCGGTTAACGGTCATACGACCACCTCGGAACAGCTGTGGGCAGGCCTCCCGGTTCTCACCGTCAAGGGCACGAACTTCGCATCGCGCGTCAGTGAAAGCCTGCTCAACGCAATCGGTCTGCCGGAACTGGTCGCCGAGGATGAAGACGACTACGTGCGCAAGGCGATCGAGCTCGCCCAGAACCCCGAGCTCGTCAAGGAGTATCGCCAACGCCTCGAAGACAACCGGCTGCGCAGCCCGCTTTTCGATGCGGAGCGTTTCTGCCGGCACCTGGAAACGGCCTATCAGATGATGGTCGACCGGGCGAAACAGGGCCTTGAGCCGGATCATCTGGACGTACCGTCACTGCCTCCGCGCGACGGTGTCTTCATGGTCAAGTAA